Part of the Zingiber officinale cultivar Zhangliang chromosome 6A, Zo_v1.1, whole genome shotgun sequence genome, CACCACATTTACAACAAGCAAAACACACTCTCCCCTTTTGCAGGTATGCTCTTCACTCTTCATTTTTTGTTAATTTGCTAGTTTTGGAAAATTCCTAGCACCATCATATGCACATGCTACAAAATTAACTCAGTTTGATTATATAGATCCTTATGGATTAAAGTCTTTAGTGAATCTTGGAATTTCTCTCGTTTGCTTATCCTCATTCATGTTCTTGTATCCTTTTTTCATGCACACTTCAATGCTCTGCTCTTTAGTTTACCATTCAtccaaataaatattaaatacccTTTCTCTTTACAGGATTGGCATTTCATCCGTTGGATGGGATACTGCAGGCTGTGCCACATGTGATTGCTCTCTTCCTTGTCCCAACCCACTTCTTGACTCACATGGCTCTACTCTTTTGCGAGGCTGTATGGACTGCCAATATCCATGATTGCATCCATGGCAAGGTTTGGCCAATCATGGGCGCAGGTTACCATACAATCCACCATACCACATACCGTCACAACTACGGCCACTACACAATATGGATGGATTGGATGTTTGGAACCCTTCGAGATCCTGAGGAGGAATTCATTAAGGCAAAGTGATGCAACCAGAATGATTGTTTGCTTTTGTGCTCTGGCTACCAAATGTTTTTGATACCTTGCATCTTGATTTCAATTTAAGGTGAAATTCATCTTCAAGTTGCTTTGGTATTCTGTATGGTGGGTTACCCGACCTGAAATTTCATAGAACAATTTGGTTTTATTTGCATAAAGATTGTTTAGATTGCTGTGTACTCTTCATAGAGACGACGCACTGTCAGCCTGCGTTTGCCCAACTATGTTCATGTATTCGCTGGCTCAATGTTTTTCCTGTTCCGTTATGTCCACATGCCTTGCATTTTGATTATGGGCTCCGACATGCAACTGTGCTTGGGGAATAGTTTGTTTCACCCTTTTCATTTCTGTTAGCAATTCCTAATATTTGTTTGCAAGTTGCAACTAGAAAATCATGTAGGAGTTTGGTGGTCTTCTTTACATATATTAAATACAGTAGTGGGTTTGAATTCTTTGTCTGTTTTTCTTTTTTCGTTTTAGTAAAACAAATGAGCCGAgtccattcttacaaatatagTTAGAGCACTTTCCAACAATTGTTTAAAAATCCAATAACACTTAAGGACTAAAATATGCctttaaattataaacagcaaTCGGAACATGCGCGATCTGATCGAAGCAATAAAGGTTTACCAGATCCAAGACTAAGTAATACACAAACCAACGCCAAATTAGTTCTTTAGATACAATTCTAAATGCTAACCTATGACGTCAGATCGTTAGTCCCAGTCGCCCTATTTCTCCAATCAAACAGGGGTCCCTCGGCCGCCGACGGAAGCAGAGGACTTCATCTCCGTCCGACGCCGCCGTTGGCCATCATCCTCTTGAACTCCTCAAAGTTGACGTTCCCATCGCCATCCACATCGACGGATCGGATCATCCGCGTGCAATCCTTGACGGAGCACTTTTCCCCGAGCTGCTTCAGCACCCGATGGAGTTCCTCCGCGGAGATCAGCCCGTTGCCGTCTAGGTCGTACACGTCGAACGCCTCCCTCAGCTCCTTGTCGACGTCTGCGCCGCCGACGCCGCGGCGGTGGAAATCAGCGAACTCCTGGAGGTCGACGAAGCCGTCTCCGTCGGCGTCCATCTCGGCGATCATGTCGCGTATCTCCGCGGGGGAGGCGGTGGAGCCGAGGGCGCGGAAGACGTCGTCGAGCTCGGAGGCGGAGATCCGACCGTCGCCGTTGGCGTCGTAGCGGGCGAACACCTTCTCGATCTCGTCCATGCGGTGGAGGCCGAACGAGGGGGAGGAGCGCAGCGAGCGCTGGGCGTCCGCCGCCATGGCTTATCCTCTTCCTCCGATTTCTCGTGTAAAGATAGACAATTAAATAGAAATCAAAGACAGCGCGTGGAATAAATTCAGAGTTGAGTTGTCTctttaaggattttttttaattaaaaaaaaaagaatcgaaCAACAAATTCGAACGCGTTTGCGTTAACGTAAGGAATAGCCAACAGTTGGCTCTGGAAGATCCGAAGATGCGTTcattttatattatattaatattttctttttattaacctatttatattgatttaatattaattaattatggatacatttattcatctttatttttatatctaaaatttatttttttatttttgaattttttttatataaaatcctTTATTAACAGCATTTAAAAAATTGAACAGAGAATATTATAACATCTTTTATAACACTCACGTATTAACATCTAAGCGGAtatcatattttatttattaattatccgATATACATGAGAAATACCATAGTAAAACCTAATTAAATGTCTCTAAACTATGaactaattataaaaaaaaaacaaattaattaGGACTAAGCGGGCCAATAGCAAGAGCGAGCTTAGCCGACACAAAAGTCAATGACCTTTTCGGGAATTAACTACGCGCTGGCGTTAGGCGTCGTTTTCTTGCTTTCCCACGCTGCGATTACATTGTCCGGCGATCCCGGCGGTCTGATCTCGTCGAGCTTCGCAGCACTCCACTTCGCTCCGTTGCGGCCCACGTCGTCGATCCCCCTTAGCGCATCGAGAACCTCGCTCATCGTCGGACGCATCTCCCTCTCCTCCTGCAAGCACCTGAACGCCACCTCCGCCACTTGCCTGATCATCCAAATCACCTCCCCGTTCGACTGCCGCCACAGCGGCGGATCCACCAGCTCCTCCAATTCGTTTTTCTGGATCCGTCTCATTGCCAGGTTGAAGAGATTGATGTCGTTCGGCGGCCGTTGGACGTCCACGGCAGGCTTCGACGATATCAGCTCCGCCAGCACCACCCCGAAGCTGTACACGTCGCTTTTATCGGTGAGCCGGTAGCACTGGTGGTACTCCGGGTCAACGTACCCCGGAGTTCCCTGCGGCGCCGTCGAGACATGAGTAGCGTCGGGCGGGAACAGACGGGACAGGCCGAAGTCGGCGACCTTGACCCGGAAGTCGCCGTCAAGAAGGATGTTGTCGGTCTTCACGTCGCGGTGGACGATATTGAAGGCGTGGAGGAAGCTGAGCGCGTCTGCAGTCTCGATGGCGATGCTCATCCGGGTGCGCCAGGGGAGGCCGCGGTCGGTGGCGCGGGCGCCGTGGAGGTGGTCGGCGATCGTGCCGTTGGGGACGTACTCGTAAACGAGGAGGAGCTCGCGACTGTCGCGGGCGGTGGAGCCGTAGAGGCTAACGAGGTTGGGGTGGCGGAGGGAGGAGAGGATGGCAACTTCGGTTCGGAATTGCTGCATCCGGCGGTGGCTGTTCTCGTAGAGACGCTTGATGGCCACCGTGCGGCCGTCGCGAAGGTTCCCTGCGATCGACATGAATGAGAAAGGGACAAAAGAAAAACAAGGAAGCCCCATGGCAAAGTGAAGCACGACTACCTTTGTAAACAATGCCGAAGCCGCCATTGCCGAGTTCGTTGGAGCTGACGAAACCATTGGTGGCCTCGTGGAGCTCCTTGTACTCAAAAATCTTGTTTTTACTACTATCGATTTTAAGCGGTTCTTCGACACGACGGAAAACTTCTGGAGCTTTTTTGGGACTCGCCTCTATAATTTGGGGACTCGCTTCGATGCTAAAGGTGGTTTGAGCCAGCAGAATTGCGTGCTGTTGTGCTTCCTCTGGAACTCTGTTCCTCCGACGGCAGTAGCAGCAAACGCCGACGAAGATTACGGCGGCCAAACCTCCTACGCCGGCGGCGGCTCCTGCTTATCGAAATAATTCAGAAATCAAATTCACattccttctttgctgaaaataaGGAATTCTCTTATTCGTTCTGGAAATATGGATTAAATTTCGTTGTTTTGAGAATTAGAAGTAAACTCAGAAGATCGAATCTTTTACCAATTATGACTCCAGTTTTCCCGCTAGAAtctgcaagaaaaaaaaattgcaatcAAATCGAAGTGGCTGAAAACAGGGGGAAAAACAAATGTTGAACTGGTCTGCTTTTAGCACAAGATATAACTGCGATAAATCTTATTAATATATTCGTGAATAAATAGTAGACAACAATGCGAGGAGTTTGATTCAAGGCTCTGTTACCATCAAAACAAAACAATGATGGAGAAAGAAGAGAttgaaataattttgtaaattttcATTGAGATATTTGTTTTCTTATGGTGGATGTTAACGGTTGGCGGGCCACCCTCACTGCGATTTTATCTTCGATTACGTACGTGAACTAGAAGAACACAGGAAAAACTATTATATGACCCGTTCAAAATGATGACCAATCTACCTCTTGACTTTAGAAAAATAAGATTCTAAATCTACTAGTGGAAACCCATTTGTTGCCTTTGAACAATCTGGGATAAGATTGACTACCAAACAaaaagcaatgaaaaaaaaacaatcacCGGAAAAGAGATCAAGGACAAAGACGGGGAAAGATCGAAGTAATCTTAACTATGAACAAAAAATTAAGCAAAGAAAAAATAAACTATGAAATAGATCAAGAAGCTTACTTCCTTGGGGATTGCAAGAGCTTTCTGAGGCCGAGCCATTGTTTGAGCAGAAACAGACTTGCCTAGAGTTGTTGTACCCACAAACCCCGCCGGAGTTGATGCACTCGCCGCAGCTTCCCTGTATACTCTCATTCCAAGTGACTGTGAATCCCTCCTGAAGTGCCTGTG contains:
- the LOC121996968 gene encoding probable calcium-binding protein CML18, with amino-acid sequence MAADAQRSLRSSPSFGLHRMDEIEKVFARYDANGDGRISASELDDVFRALGSTASPAEIRDMIAEMDADGDGFVDLQEFADFHRRGVGGADVDKELREAFDVYDLDGNGLISAEELHRVLKQLGEKCSVKDCTRMIRSVDVDGDGNVNFEEFKRMMANGGVGRR
- the LOC121996965 gene encoding LEAF RUST 10 DISEASE-RESISTANCE LOCUS RECEPTOR-LIKE PROTEIN KINASE-like 1.2, translating into MRSHRQSWTPYLVIFLCSVLVTFSPSLSDDDELFRSCGKRPFTCGERTVQVAYPFNTADKPASCGHPSFELNCNTSGSSAITINVGRKTYVVMDDIDYSDNLITLLDQSFFDRPCPLPSENTDIDTTLFSYTDRDVEVTFFFDCTSFIVARLLNISCSSTSPWYFWPNSSLPQWAFLCSSVRVRMDSAAVDRMMSISISYAQALQEGFTVTWNESIQGSCGECINSGGVCGYNNSRQVCFCSNNGSASESSCNPQGNSSGKTGVIIGAAAGVGGLAAVIFVGVCCYCRRRNRVPEEAQQHAILLAQTTFSIEASPQIIEASPKKAPEVFRRVEEPLKIDSSKNKIFEYKELHEATNGFVSSNELGNGGFGIVYKGNLRDGRTVAIKRLYENSHRRMQQFRTEVAILSSLRHPNLVSLYGSTARDSRELLLVYEYVPNGTIADHLHGARATDRGLPWRTRMSIAIETADALSFLHAFNIVHRDVKTDNILLDGDFRVKVADFGLSRLFPPDATHVSTAPQGTPGYVDPEYHQCYRLTDKSDVYSFGVVLAELISSKPAVDVQRPPNDINLFNLAMRRIQKNELEELVDPPLWRQSNGEVIWMIRQVAEVAFRCLQEEREMRPTMSEVLDALRGIDDVGRNGAKWSAAKLDEIRPPGSPDNVIAAWESKKTTPNASA